The genomic stretch GGATCAATAGCAGCGCTTCTTCAAGCGTCTACATCCCCCCCGTAGGCCACCAGCAGCCCCTTGGCCTGCTCTTGCCGCTCACTGTCTAAGACCACAGTGACCAGGTGGTTCTCCCCAGTGACGAAGGTCGCACCGTCAACCATCCCTGTTAACCCCCCTCCTTCCGGCTAGTCTGCCGAAAAGAAGGGGGCCTTATCCTGTATTGCTGATTTACAACCCCATGGCCAAGTTCTCTTTACTTTTTCTCTTGCGCCAGTGAATCAATGAACTGCCGCGCCGTCCGGCCGGAACGACCGTTGTGGCGCATCTCCCAGCGCAAGGCCAGCCGGCGCAGTTCTTCTGAATCCATCTCGATCCCCTGCTGCCGGGCCAGCGTTTCCACGATCTCCAGGTAGGCCTCCTGCCCCGGCGCTAAAAAGGTGACCGTGATCCCGAAGCGATCGGCCAGCGACATCTTCTCCTGGTAAGTGTCGCCGGGGCGCAGTTCCCCATCGTCGGTGCAATGGGGCTGGCGGTCGGCCACCACCTCCCGGATCAGGTGGCGGCGGTTAGAGGTGGCGTAGATGGCCACATTGTCGGGGCGCACGGCGATACCCCCCTCCAAGACTGCTTTCAATTCCTTATAGGAATCCTCCCCCTCCTCAAAAGACAGGTCGTCGATGAAGAGGATGAACTTCTGAGGGCGTTCCTTGAGCATGTCGACGATGACAGGGAAATCAGCCAGTCGGCTTTTGGGGACCTCTAGCAGGCGCAAGCCCTGATCGCCGAATCGGTGGATCAGCGCTTTGACGGTCGATGACTTGCCGGTGCCGCGATCACCATAGAGCAGGACGTTGTTCGCCCGGTATCCGGCCAGCAGCCGCTCCGTGTTCTCGATCACCTCTGCCCGCTGGCGCCCGTAGCCGACCAGTTCCTCGAGACGGATGGGATCGGGCCGGGTGACGCCGGTCAGCTGCCCCTCCCAGCGAAAGGCGAGAAATTGGGCGAAGCAACCGGAACCGAACCGGTGGTGATACCGTGCAAGCTCAGGCGCCATCTCGCGCCAGTCAGAGCAACAGGCGAAGGCCTTTTTCATCTCCCACCGCGCCTTTTGCAGCAACGAGTCCGTCTCTTCGGCGAGGGGACGCACCTCCTTCCAGACTGGTGCGGGACAAGGGCAGGCAGCCTGCGCCTGGGCCTGCCACCAGTCGGCCGACAGCCGGAAGAGGGTTTGCAGGTTGGCCAATTCGAGGGCAAGTCCCTCCCGCATCGCAGCGCCCAGACCGGCATCGCCGTACTGAGCCTTCTTGGAAAAGCTGGTTTCCACCGAAAGCATGCGATCGAGGAAATAATTCTGCCAGGCATCGCCGACCACCGGCGACCGGCTCAACTCGCTGTAACCGACGAGCCGTTCAAAGAGGTTCCAGTAGAGGCTCTGAGCCGAGGCCTTCCCTGCCTCGCAACGGGGGAGCCCGTATAAAACCTGACACAACTGGCGAGCCAGCCCGATGGTCTCATCCTCCAACATGGGGCGAAAGAAACCGAATGCCTCCCAGGCCAGCAGGGCTTCCTGCATGCTGGGCGCGATCGAGGCTTTTGGAGGGATGTATGCTTGTTGTTCCATGATGTGTTGTCACCTTCCTTGCGTGATTCCCTCCCATTGTACGCTATCGACGGCTTTCGACCAACGCCTCCTTTTTAGGAAGCGGTCAAGATGGCCCTGGCGACCCTGGTGACAGACAAGCTGATCTTCCTCTGTCTGAGCGCCCTCTCGCTCGGCTTCAAGCTGCGCTTGATGACGCGGCAGACCCTCTCACGGGGGCTGTCTTTTCTGATCATCCTGGTAGGGGTATTTTTTGTCCTCTCGGGATCATGCTAGAGAAAAAGCGGATGTTCCCGGGAGGCGGCACAGATGTTGAAGGCGGATTCCTTGTTGCGCGTCGTGATCGATGGACAACCACTGCAGGGCAGGCAGGGAATGACCCTCTTTGAACTGGCCCAGGAGGTGGGCATTCCCATCCCCCACCTCTGTCACGAAGACAGCCTGCATCGAGAAGGCGGGTGCGGACTCTGTGTCGTTGAAGAGGAACAGACAGGACGGTTGGTCAAAGCCTGCGCCTTACCGCTTCAGGACGGACTGGCGGTGCGCGTCGAAAGCCCCGCCGCCCGTGACAAGCGCCGGGCCAACCTGTTGCGCATCCTCCAAGATCACCGGATCGAATGCGCAGAATGCGCCAAAGAGGACATTTGTGCGCTCCGCCGTTACGCCCAAGATTACCATGTCGAATTCGCCGGGGAACTGGCCTTACTGCCGGAACACCCCTCTCTGCCGCTCTACCCGGCGGTGGATGTGCCGCTCCTTCCGCTGAAAGGGGGCAACCCCTTCATTCAGCGGGATGAGCAAAAATGCACCGGCTGCGGTTCCTGCGAGCGCCTCTGCCCTTCGACCGCTCTGACCTCCCTCCAGGCAAGGGGAAGCGTTTTCGGAGAAACCGCTGAAACTGCCTCAGAGAACGCCGCCTGTGACCACTGCGGCATCTGCCTGAACGTCTGCCCGACGGCAGCGCTGCTCGAAACCTCGCCTTCTGCTTCGCTCAAAAAAAGGCCAGTCGTTCCCCGCAAAGGGCCGGTGGCCTTCAAGATCGCCAAGCCGAAAATCCCCGCCGACGCACAGGGCGTCCGGACGACCTGCCCTTACTGTGGCGTCGGTTGCCAACTTCAATTGAAGGTCCATCAAGGAAAAGTGGTCGGCGTCGGCAGGGACAAATCGGGTTCCAACGGGGGACAACTCTGTGTAAAAGGCCAGTTCGGTTGGGAGTTCATCCACCACCCGGACCGCCTCACGGAACCGCTGATCCGGCGCGGCGACCGTCTCGAACCGGCCACATGGGAAGAGGCGCTTGATCTGGTCAGCCGGCAGTTTCAGTCGCTCCTCAGCCAATACGGCGGCCATGCCCTGGCGGGGTTCAGTTCAGCTAAGTGCACCAATGAGGAGAACTACCTCTTTCAAAAGTTCATGCGCGTCGCCCTCCGGTCCAATCATGTAGACCACTGCGCCCGTCTCTGCCACGCCTCGACCGTGGCCGGTCTGGCGACAGCCTTCGGCAGCGGCGCCATGACCAACAGCCTCAATGAACTGCCCTTGGCTGACGTCATCCTGATCATCGGAGCCAATGTGACGGAAACGCAGCCTGTCACCGGCTACCGGCTGCGCGAGGCAGCGAAAAAAGGGGCCAAGTTGATCGTCATCGACCCGCGCCGAATCGACCTGGTCAAAGAGGCCCACCTCTGGCTCCGCCTCCGGCCCGGCACGAACACGGCCCTCTTGAACGGCATGGCCCATGTGATCCTTCGTGAAGGCTGGTGGAACCGGGACTTCGTAGCCGCCCGCACCGAGGGCTTTGATGAATGGCGCGAAGGGCTGAGGGATTACACACCAGCGCGGGTGGAGAGACTGACCGGCGTCCCCGCTGAGGACCTCACCGAAGCGGCTCGTCTCTACGCCCAGGCTGAGCGTGGCTCCATTGTCTACGCCATGGGCATCACCCAGCACACCTCAGGGACGAATAACGTTTTTGCTGTAGCCAACTTATCGGTCCTTTGCGGTCATTTAGGCCGCGAAGGGACGGGCGTCAATCCCTTGCGCGGCCAGAACAACGTGCAGGGTGCCTGTGACATGGCCGCCCTCCCCAACTACTACCCCGGCTATCGCCACATCCTGGAAGCGGAGGAGCGCCGCTTTTTCGCATCCTTCTGGGGTGTGGCGTCGCTGCCCGACTGGGTGGGCAAGACCGTACCCGAGGTCTTGCACGGCATCCACGATGGTGACATCCGCGGGCTCTTCATCATGGGCGAAAACCCCATCCTCGCCGACCCGGACAGCAGGAATGTGGAAGCGGCGCTGCGGCGGCTCGACTTCCTCGTCGTCCAGGACATCTTTCTCACCGAGACAGCCCGGCTGGCCCACGTAGTCCTGCCGGCGGCTTGCTTCGCCGAAAAAGACGGGACTTTCACCAACACAGAACGGCGGGTGCAGTTGATCCGCAAGGCCGTCGAACCGCCCGGTAAGGCCCGCTCCGACTGGGAGATCGTCACCGCGCTGGCGAATCGCATGGGGCTGCCCTGGCGGTATGATCACCCGAAAGAAATCATGGAGGAGATCGCCGGTTGCACTCCCCTCTACGGCGGCATCCGCCACGAACGCTTGGAAAAAGCGGGGTTGCAATGGCCCTGTCCGCACAGGGAACACCCCGGGACGCCTTTTCTCCATGAGGGGCGCTTCACCCGCGGCAAGGGCAGGTTCCACCGCGTCGAACACCTGGAGGCCGACGAACTGCCTGACCGCGACTACCCCCTGCTCCTGACGACGGGCCGCATCCTCTACCAGTACCACACGGGCAGCATGTCCCGCCGTTCTTCCAAGCTCTCGGCAATGGCGCCGGAGGAGAAAGCGATGGTCCATCCCGACGACGCTTCGCGCTTCGGCCTGAGCGACGGCGACCGCGCCTTCGTTGAATCGCGTCGAGGACGGTTGGTCACATCGATCCGACTGACCGAGGGCGTTCCGCCGGGCGTCGTCTTCATGACCTTTCACTACGCCGAGACGCCCACCAACCGCCTCACCAACGATGCCACCGATCCCATCTGCCGCATCCCCGAGTTAAAAGGTTGCGCCATCCGGCTGGCGCCGGCGGGAGAACAGGGGATTGACCTTTCGTTTCACTGAGGAACGTTCAGTGCAGCTTTAGACGAGGAATCTTCTGAACAGGGCGGAAACAGGCCCCCTCCGGCTTTTGAAATCGGGAGGGGCTTGTTTCTTTTGCTTTTCTTTCATTTTCCTTTATCTTTCAGGCATATCCCCGGAGGAATAGCACTGTCTTTGTCGAAAAGATAGATGATTTATCTTTGTCATACCGCTGGTGCTGCAACTTTTTTCCCAAGAAAAGGGGAAAGGTCGATCCACAAAGAAGGGAGTTTTTTATGAATGAACCTCACTGTCGGCAAAAAGATCAGCCTCGGCTTCGCCATCATGCTGGCTCTCGTGCTGCTCCTGAGCGGAAGCGCCTACTACTCGAACCAATCGTCTTCCAGCCATCTCGATGAGATGACCATCTCTAACGAGCGGCTTATCCTCATCCTGACCATCAAGGCCGAATACCACGGCGCTGTGGCCGATGTGCGCGGTTACATGACCTATGGCGACCCGAAGTACCGCACCCAGTATGAACAGAAGATCGCCACAGTTCTCGCTATGGAGGATACACTCCACGAGTTGGCTTTGGTGGAACGAAAAGAAAAAGTAGCCCAGCTGAAGTCCGCCACGACCAACTGGCGCAGCGGCGTGCTCAACGAACTGATGCCCTCTGTCTATGAGGAGCACGCCGCCCTCAGCCGCGGTGACATCGAAGGGTACCGGGCTCATCATGATCGTTCTCAGACCATCGCCAAAAGGCTGGTGCCGGAGGCTACCCAGATAATGGCAAGCCTTGACGAACTCGTCCAGTTTAATCAGGATCTCTTCAATCAGAGCATGACGAGCACAAAGACAGACGCGAACCGTATGGAAACCATCTCCATCATCCTGGCGTTGGTCGCCGTCATCGTTGGCGGAGCTTCTTTTTACCTGTTCCCCCGCATGATCCGCCGCCCCATCGAACAGATGGTGGCCGGGGCAG from Heliomicrobium modesticaldum Ice1 encodes the following:
- a CDS encoding ATP-binding protein encodes the protein MEQQAYIPPKASIAPSMQEALLAWEAFGFFRPMLEDETIGLARQLCQVLYGLPRCEAGKASAQSLYWNLFERLVGYSELSRSPVVGDAWQNYFLDRMLSVETSFSKKAQYGDAGLGAAMREGLALELANLQTLFRLSADWWQAQAQAACPCPAPVWKEVRPLAEETDSLLQKARWEMKKAFACCSDWREMAPELARYHHRFGSGCFAQFLAFRWEGQLTGVTRPDPIRLEELVGYGRQRAEVIENTERLLAGYRANNVLLYGDRGTGKSSTVKALIHRFGDQGLRLLEVPKSRLADFPVIVDMLKERPQKFILFIDDLSFEEGEDSYKELKAVLEGGIAVRPDNVAIYATSNRRHLIREVVADRQPHCTDDGELRPGDTYQEKMSLADRFGITVTFLAPGQEAYLEIVETLARQQGIEMDSEELRRLALRWEMRHNGRSGRTARQFIDSLAQEKK
- the fdhF gene encoding formate dehydrogenase subunit alpha translates to MLKADSLLRVVIDGQPLQGRQGMTLFELAQEVGIPIPHLCHEDSLHREGGCGLCVVEEEQTGRLVKACALPLQDGLAVRVESPAARDKRRANLLRILQDHRIECAECAKEDICALRRYAQDYHVEFAGELALLPEHPSLPLYPAVDVPLLPLKGGNPFIQRDEQKCTGCGSCERLCPSTALTSLQARGSVFGETAETASENAACDHCGICLNVCPTAALLETSPSASLKKRPVVPRKGPVAFKIAKPKIPADAQGVRTTCPYCGVGCQLQLKVHQGKVVGVGRDKSGSNGGQLCVKGQFGWEFIHHPDRLTEPLIRRGDRLEPATWEEALDLVSRQFQSLLSQYGGHALAGFSSAKCTNEENYLFQKFMRVALRSNHVDHCARLCHASTVAGLATAFGSGAMTNSLNELPLADVILIIGANVTETQPVTGYRLREAAKKGAKLIVIDPRRIDLVKEAHLWLRLRPGTNTALLNGMAHVILREGWWNRDFVAARTEGFDEWREGLRDYTPARVERLTGVPAEDLTEAARLYAQAERGSIVYAMGITQHTSGTNNVFAVANLSVLCGHLGREGTGVNPLRGQNNVQGACDMAALPNYYPGYRHILEAEERRFFASFWGVASLPDWVGKTVPEVLHGIHDGDIRGLFIMGENPILADPDSRNVEAALRRLDFLVVQDIFLTETARLAHVVLPAACFAEKDGTFTNTERRVQLIRKAVEPPGKARSDWEIVTALANRMGLPWRYDHPKEIMEEIAGCTPLYGGIRHERLEKAGLQWPCPHREHPGTPFLHEGRFTRGKGRFHRVEHLEADELPDRDYPLLLTTGRILYQYHTGSMSRRSSKLSAMAPEEKAMVHPDDASRFGLSDGDRAFVESRRGRLVTSIRLTEGVPPGVVFMTFHYAETPTNRLTNDATDPICRIPELKGCAIRLAPAGEQGIDLSFH